The following proteins are encoded in a genomic region of Nicotiana sylvestris chromosome 4, ASM39365v2, whole genome shotgun sequence:
- the LOC138889306 gene encoding uncharacterized protein, whose amino-acid sequence MAQKMSDPGSFTIPCTIGSYAFAKALCDLGASINLMPLAIYTKLGIDRARLTSMLLQLADRMVKRPTGILDNVLVQVGKFVFPADFVILDCQVNGEIPIILGSPFLATGRALIDCETGELKMRLNDEEVIFNVQQSMRRPSEYANYSLVEAVDVILHEDDVTLTVKDPLEACLTNLEEMDGEGLAEWVMALEGQGFWKREPQFESLELEKRATPPAKPSVKEPPKMELKPLLAHLRYVFLGPDSTLSVIISSGLLDVQVEQLLQILQECNIAIGWTMADIKGISPAFCMHKILLEEGHTTFQRTSTKAEPE is encoded by the coding sequence ATGGCTCAAAAGATGTCTGACCCAGGTAGCTTTactattccatgcactattgggagttatgcctttgcaaaggcattatgTGACTTAGGAgccagcataaatttgatgcctctgGCTATATACACCAAACTGGGCATTGACAGAGCTAGGCTGACTTCGATGCTATTGCAACTGGCTGACCGCATGGTTAAAAGGCCAACTGGGATTCTTGATAATGTGTTGGTACAAGTGGGGAAGtttgtgtttcctgcagactttGTTATTCTGGATTGTCAGGTAAATGGGGAGATACCTATCATTTTAGGGAGTCCATTCTTAGCCACTGGGAGAGCACTGATCGATTGTGAAactggggaattaaaaatgaggttgaacgatgaagaagtcatattcaaCGTTCAGCAATCCATGAGGAGACCCAGTGAATATGCTAATTACTCCCTAGTAGAGGCAGTGGATGTGATCCTGCACGAAGATGATGTGACCCTGACTGTTAAAGATCCATTAGAGGCCTGTCTGACAAATTTAGAGGAGATGGATGGTGAAGGGTTAGCTGAGTGGGTCATGGCACTTGAAGGCCAAGGATTCTGGAAAAGGGAACCTcagttcgagtcccttgagttAGAAAAAAGGGCTACACCTCCAGCAAAGCCATCAGTAAAGGAACCACCCAAGATGGAGCTGAAACCGCTCCTAGCTCACCTCAGGTACGTTTTCTTAGGCCCTGACTCTACTTTGTCTGTCATTATATCATCCGGTTTGCTAGATGTGCAGGTAGAGCAGCTCCTACAGATACTACAAGAATGTAATATTGCCATTggttggaccatggcagacataaaaggtatcagcccagccttctgtatgcacaaaattctcttggaagaagggcatacaaccttccagagaacatcaacaaaGGCTGAACCCGAATAa
- the LOC104247017 gene encoding uncharacterized protein codes for MMRSSSPPHSGGGSGACSVGGGGLNYIEHQVSKFDTLPGVAIKYGVEVADIKRLNGLVSDLQMFALKTLQIPLHGRHPPSPVVSNGQDAHGPSSSEKTPSSNRYPDLFGSFQSLKLKSSSQPRVSHYGGPKPEIQKLASEGFEMAVYRKGVSHYLEDGPFFKSTPHSNPPLSLHRKCKSVANDMSENGVLGNHLSQDSTENGSDRWFEKFSRRRQKSEADFSSRTPEVLLKKDNNSGSGFSAVAGKGLALRPKSASRTLSGPDTEASSINPIPMALNDSLLNESTSVRKSSSTSSLQDSDSSGTLSSLWTTTKWNLKPDFQAISAAAITKPIFDSLPKPITARKSKTAVD; via the exons ATGATGAGGTCATCATCTCCGCCGCATTCTGGTGGTGGTAGCGGTGCTTGTAGTGTCGGTGGAGGAGGATTGAATTATATTGAACACCAAGTTTCAAAATTTGATACGCTTCCTGGTGTAGCAATCAAATATGGCGTTGAg GTAGCTGATATTAAGAGGTTGAATGGGCTGGTTTCAGACCTCCAAATGTTTGCTCTAAAGACACTTCAAATACCATTACACGGGAGGCATCCACCATCACCCGTAGTGTCAAATGGCCAAGACGCCCATGG ACCAAGCAGCTCTGAGAAGACTCCCTCGAGCAATCGATACCCTGATTTGTTTGGTTCATTTCAATCCCTAAAATTGAAGTCTTCCTCCCAGCCAAGAGTTTCACATTATGGTGGTCCTAAACCGGAAATTCAGAAACTTGCATCTGAAGGTTTTGAGATGGCTGTCTATCGGAAAGGAGTATCACATTATTTAGAAGATGGACCGTTTTTCAAGTCAACTCCTCATTCTAATCCACCACTCAGTCTTCATAGAAAATGTAAAAGCGTAGCTAATGATATGTCAGAGAATGGAGTTCTGGGCAATCATTTGTCACAAGATAGCACAGAAAATGGCTCGGATAGATGGTTCGAGAAATTCTCAAGAAGGCGTCAAAAATCTGAGGCTGATTTCAGTTCTCGCACCCCAGAAGTACTGTTGAAGAAAGATAATAACAGTGGCAGCGGGTTTTCTGCCGTTgctgggaaaggtttggctttgcGACCTAAGTCAGCTAGTCGAACTCTCTCTGGACCAGATACTGAAGCAAGTTCAATAAATCCTATCCCTATGGCATTGAATGATTCTTTACTAAACGAAAGTACTAGTGTCAGGAAGTCATCAAGTACATCGAGTTTGCAAGATTCAGATAGTAGCGGCACATTATCTTCCCTGTGGACAACAACGAAGTGGAATTTGAAGCCAGATTTTCAGGCAATTTCTGCTGCAGCAATTACCAAACCGATCTTTGATAGCCTTCCTAAACCAATTACTGCGCGAAAAAGCAAGACTGCTGTTGATTAG